The genome window AAAATCGCGTAGGCCGCGTGTACCAGCACCACCAGCGTCAGCACCCCGGTGCCGATGGCAATGCCCGCCGCCCACCACATGTGGGCGTCCGCCGCGGCGAGGTAGATGGTGATCTTGCTCATGAAGCCGTTGAACGGCGGCATGCCGCTGAGAGCCAGCGCGCCGACGAAGAAACAGGCCGAGGTGATGGGCATCTTGCGCCCCAGGCCGCCCAGGTCGTGGATGCTGCGGATGCCGGTGGCGTACATGATGGCGCCCGCGCTCAGGAACAGCAGCGCCTTGTAGATGGCGTGATTGACGAGGTGAAAGATGCCGCCGTAGAAGCCGAGATAGGTGCCGATGCCGAAGGCCATCAGGATATAGCCCATTTGGCTCACCGAGCTGTAGGCGAGCAGGCGCTTGATGTCGGTCTGGACGATGGCCATGACGATGCCGAGCACCATGGTGAAGGCGCCGAGCCCGACGAGGAAGACAGTGATGGTCGGCCAGGTGGGATAGAAGATCGTGACGGTGCGGGCGAGGGCGTAGATCGCCATCTTGAGCATGACGCCGGAGAGCAGGGCGCTGACCGGGCTGGGGGCCTCGGCGTGGGCGTCGGGCAGCCAGGGATGGAAGGGGGCGATGCCCGCCTTGGTGCCGAAGCCGACGATGAGCAGCGCCGCGATGACGATGACCATGCTGCGGGGAAAGTCCGGCGCCACCTCGCGGATGCGGGTGATGAGCAGCGCGCCGGCGCCCGAGAGCCCGGGCTGGGAGGCCGCGGCCGCGTACATCAGCACCGACCCGAAGAGGGCGAAGGTGATGCCCACCGTCAATAACATCAGGTACTTGTAGCCCGCCTCCAGCCCGCGCCGGTCCCAGTAGAAGGCAACCAGCAGGCCGGAGGCGATGGTGGTCGCCTCCACCGCGACGTAGAGCATGATGATGTTATTGGTCACCACCCCCCACAGCATGGTGGCGATGAAGGCCAACAGCAGGCCGTAGAAGGTGTTGAGCCGCTGCTCGGTGATGTCGCGCCAGTGGATGGCGGTCTGGTGGCGCATGTAGCGAATGGAGTA of Armatimonadota bacterium contains these proteins:
- a CDS encoding proton-conducting transporter membrane subunit; the protein is MPNQVVSILPALLLMVPAAAGLICYLLGRVSIAGRNTVVVLGAAATTGIAFLMLQQVLARKTVLTTWGEELRVDGLSMTLVLVISVVGLLACIYSIRYMRHQTAIHWRDITEQRLNTFYGLLLAFIATMLWGVVTNNIIMLYVAVEATTIASGLLVAFYWDRRGLEAGYKYLMLLTVGITFALFGSVLMYAAAASQPGLSGAGALLITRIREVAPDFPRSMVIVIAALLIVGFGTKAGIAPFHPWLPDAHAEAPSPVSALLSGVMLKMAIYALARTVTIFYPTWPTITVFLVGLGAFTMVLGIVMAIVQTDIKRLLAYSSVSQMGYILMAFGIGTYLGFYGGIFHLVNHAIYKALLFLSAGAIMYATGIRSIHDLGGLGRKMPITSACFFVGALALSGMPPFNGFMSKITIYLAAADAHMWWAAGIAIGTGVLTLVVLVHAAYAIFWGRPQTDRLHLDQVREVPASVWAPMVALALLCLVLGVYPQLLYPLLDRAARVLLPAGQTLIALGK